A single genomic interval of Penaeus vannamei isolate JL-2024 chromosome 21, ASM4276789v1, whole genome shotgun sequence harbors:
- the LOC113813399 gene encoding dnaJ homolog subfamily C member 4, with protein sequence MQRRTFETMILSKNILLRSLAWQRYQAIRTLYNSGSVMQNHYELLGLKRDSTPEEIRESFIRLSKEYHPDTNPDSTKLHTKFVAVNEAYSVLSKPNLRQVYDAELANKERQDMYNYGGIKTNAPQERVIFHDDSLWEMRDRSEDQKYAHHPYYGIRGIKKKLPNSYIAAGAVVFMIVGAIFHFFLAKKSSDFAIEQLNRRDQIASRNHMMAREQAKLNGNELQLTLLRQRIEEANNSK encoded by the exons ATGCAGAGAAGAACTTTTGAAACTATGATACTCAGCAAAAATATCCTGCTAAGGAGTCTTGCTTGGCAACGATACCAGGCCATAAGAACTCTTTACAATTCAGG CAGTGTGATGCAGAACCACTATGAACTTCTTGGCCTCAAGAGAGACAGTACCCCAGAAGAAATAAGGGAGTCATTTATTCGTCTATCAAAGGAg TATCATCCAGATACAAACCCAGATTCTACTAAACTCCACACAAAGTTTGTTGCTGTGAATGAAGCGTACTCTGTTCTCAGTAAGCCTAACTTACGCCAGGTTTACGATGCAGAGTtggcaaacaaagagagacaagacaTGTACAACTATGGTGGTATCAAAACTAATGCACCACAAGAGAGAGT GATATTCCATGATGATTCCCTCTGGGAGATGCGTGATCGGAGTGAAGATCAGAAATATGCACATCACCCATATTATGGCATTCGAGGCATTAAGAAGAAGCTTCCGAATTCCTACATTGCTGCTGGTGCTGTGGTGTTCATGATCGTTGGTGCtatcttccacttctttcttgcCAA AAAATCCTCCGACTTTGCTATTGAGCAGTTGAATCGCCGAGACCAGATAGCCAGCAGAAACCACATGATGGCGAGGGAACAGGCAAAGCTCAATGGCAATGAACTTCAGTTAACTCTCTTACGGCAGAGAATAGAAGAAGCAAACAATAGTAAATGA